The following proteins come from a genomic window of Lolium rigidum isolate FL_2022 chromosome 5, APGP_CSIRO_Lrig_0.1, whole genome shotgun sequence:
- the LOC124653162 gene encoding uncharacterized protein LOC124653162 isoform X2: protein MATNGVVMDKVSRFDCEEFLISTCKISKAGTGGPLVDFNGNFLGMNLYDAEQTTFLRRNIIIKLLERLRIFQPQNKQGGGCSSDIMVRSTDNGVYLYANSYFDPEVPIDTVHKKLRSLGYPVPEKNCGMKLINRFEEKFPYVDGSCRSVLKDLSEEVTLNLSCTVVSLASFNGNTRLFACTGILIECTSVLTCASLARSSDDENKIDDDLRIEVRLPNKQIVTGKLQHYILHYNLAVVNIMTSPDLHTTKLYHDVQFEPLL from the exons ATGGCCACAAATGGGGTAGTGATGGACAAAGTGAGCAGATTTGATTGTGAAGAGTTTCTGATCTCGACTTGTAAAATCAGTAAG GCTGGGACTGGAGGGCCCCTTGTTGATTTCAATGGAAATTTTCTTGGCATGAACTTGTATGATGCAGAACAAACAACCTTTCTTCGAagaaatataattatcaaacttttGGAGCGTCTCAGAATATTTCA GCCTCAAAATAAGCAAGGAGGTGGTTGCTCAA GTGACATAATGGTGAGAAGCACAGACAATGGTGTGTATCTCTATGCCAATTCTTACTTCGACCCAGAAG TACCTATTGATACAGTACATAAAAAACTGCGCTCACTTGGTTACCCGGTGCCAGAAAAAAATTGTG GCATGAAATTAATTAATCGGTTTGAAGAAAAATTTCCCTACGTGGATGGTTCATGTCGGAGTGTCCTGAAGGACCTCAGTGAAGAAGTCACTTTAAATTTGTCTTGCACTGTTGTCTCACTTGCTTCATTCAATG GGAATACAAGGTTATTTGCATGCACAGGAATACTTATAGAATGTACGAGTGTTCTGACGTGTGCAAGCTTAGCCAGGTCTTCTGatgatgaaaataagattgatgaTGACTTGAGG attgaaGTGCGCCTCCCCAACAAACAAATTGTCACAGGAAAGCTGCAGCATTATATCTTACACTATAATCTCGCTGTAGTAAATATCATGACCTCTCCTGATCTTCATACAACAAAGCTCTATCATGACGTACAATTTGAGCCCCTGTTGTAA
- the LOC124653162 gene encoding uncharacterized protein LOC124653162 isoform X1: protein MATNGVVMDKVSRFDCEEFLISTCKISKAGTGGPLVDFNGNFLGMNLYDAEQTTFLRRNIIIKLLERLRIFQPQNKQGGGCSSDIMVRSTDNGVYLYANSYFDPEVPIDTVHKKLRSLGYPVPEKNCGGMKLINRFEEKFPYVDGSCRSVLKDLSEEVTLNLSCTVVSLASFNGNTRLFACTGILIECTSVLTCASLARSSDDENKIDDDLRIEVRLPNKQIVTGKLQHYILHYNLAVVNIMTSPDLHTTKLYHDVQFEPLL from the exons ATGGCCACAAATGGGGTAGTGATGGACAAAGTGAGCAGATTTGATTGTGAAGAGTTTCTGATCTCGACTTGTAAAATCAGTAAG GCTGGGACTGGAGGGCCCCTTGTTGATTTCAATGGAAATTTTCTTGGCATGAACTTGTATGATGCAGAACAAACAACCTTTCTTCGAagaaatataattatcaaacttttGGAGCGTCTCAGAATATTTCA GCCTCAAAATAAGCAAGGAGGTGGTTGCTCAA GTGACATAATGGTGAGAAGCACAGACAATGGTGTGTATCTCTATGCCAATTCTTACTTCGACCCAGAAG TACCTATTGATACAGTACATAAAAAACTGCGCTCACTTGGTTACCCGGTGCCAGAAAAAAATTGTG GAGGCATGAAATTAATTAATCGGTTTGAAGAAAAATTTCCCTACGTGGATGGTTCATGTCGGAGTGTCCTGAAGGACCTCAGTGAAGAAGTCACTTTAAATTTGTCTTGCACTGTTGTCTCACTTGCTTCATTCAATG GGAATACAAGGTTATTTGCATGCACAGGAATACTTATAGAATGTACGAGTGTTCTGACGTGTGCAAGCTTAGCCAGGTCTTCTGatgatgaaaataagattgatgaTGACTTGAGG attgaaGTGCGCCTCCCCAACAAACAAATTGTCACAGGAAAGCTGCAGCATTATATCTTACACTATAATCTCGCTGTAGTAAATATCATGACCTCTCCTGATCTTCATACAACAAAGCTCTATCATGACGTACAATTTGAGCCCCTGTTGTAA